The following coding sequences are from one Melospiza melodia melodia isolate bMelMel2 chromosome 2, bMelMel2.pri, whole genome shotgun sequence window:
- the AICDA gene encoding single-stranded DNA cytosine deaminase has protein sequence MDSILMQRRLFLYNFRNLRKAKGRRETYLCYVVKRRDSATSCSLDFGYLRNQMGCHVEVLFLRYIAAWDLDPGRCYRITWFTSWSPCYDCAQHIASFLRSYPNLSLRIFMARLYFCEERKAEPEGLRRLHKAGAQIAIMTFKDYFYCWNTFVENREQAFKGWEGLHENSVHLARKLRRILLPLYEVDDLRDAFKILGL, from the exons ATGGACAG CATCCTCATGCAAAGGAGACTCTTCCTCTACAACTTCAGGAACCTGCGCAAGGCCAAGGGCCGGCGTGAGACCTACCTGTGCTATGTGGTGAAGCGCCGGGACAGCGCCACCTCCTGCTCCCTAGATTTTGGATACCTGCGCAACCAG ATGGGCTGCCACGTGGAGGTGCTTTTCCTGCGCTACATCGCAGCCTGGGACCTGGACCCGGGGCGCTGCTACCGCATCACCTGGTTCACCTCCTGGAGCCCCTGCTACGACTGCGCCCAGCACATCGCCAGCTTCCTGCGCTCCTACCCCAACCTGAGCCTCCGCATCTTCATGGCCCGCCTCTACTTCTGCGAGGAGCGCAAGGCAGAGCCCGAGGGGCTGCGGCGCCTGCACAAGGCAGGGGCACAGATCGCCATCATGACCTTCAAAG ATTACTTCTACTGCTGGAACACATTTGTGGAGAACAGGGAACAGGCATTCAAAGGCTGGGAAGGGCTGCATGAAAACTCTGTCCATCTTGCCAGGAAACTTCGACGAATCCTCCTG CCGCTGTATGAAGTAGATGATTTACGAGATGCTTTTAAAATTCTGGGACTTTGA
- the MFAP5 gene encoding microfibrillar-associated protein 5, translating into MRVWAAAPRSPPHSTCMMIPYPSISLASWGFFFLFFLFSQKLYFEDNEKENVFWVWLHVIYPIAKLGGRRRGKAERLLLKGVEAEGCRMKTSGIRILFCVLTLFLSPADWFPWMVNGQEPETATGGVPPDSSGAAATPPVPLPPVQSDSETATASSDCREEKFPCTRLYSVHKPVKQCISYLCVTSVRRMYVINKEVCTRIICKENEVMQDEICRQLAGLPPRRLRRSGQPLPLPCRQLLEQQRRPDAL; encoded by the exons ATGAGGGTGTGGGCTGCTGCTCCTCGCTCCCCCCCTCATTCCACATGCATGATGATACCATATCCCTCCATCTCGCTggcttcttggggttttttttttcttttttttctcttttcccagaaattgtattttgaagaCAACGAAAAGGAGAACGTGTTCTGGGTGTGGCTGCATGTGATTTACCCAATAGCCAAACTGGGGGGGCGCCGAAGGGGAAAAGCAGAGCGTCTGCTGCTGAAGGGAGTGGAAGCTGAGGGCTGCA GGATGAAGACCTCTGGAATCCGTATACTGTTTTGTGTCTTAACACTCTTCTTGTCCCCAGCTG ACTGGTTTCCATGGATGGTCAATGGGCAAGAACCAGAAACTGCTACTG GTGGAGTTCCCCCTGACAGCTCTG GTGCAGCTGCCACACCACCTGTGCCTCTTCCTCCTG TTCAGTCTGACAGCGAAACAGCCACGGCTTCATCAG ACTGCCGTGAGGAAAAGTTCCCCTGCACGCGCCTGTACTCTGTTCACAAGCCAGTAAAGCAGTGTATCAGCTACCTCTGTGTTACAAG TGTGCGTCGCATGTACGTAATAAACAAGGAGGTGTGCACTCGCATTATCTGCAAGGAGAACGAGGTCATGCAAG ATGAGATCTGCCGCCAGCTGGCTGGCCTTCCTCCTCGACGCCTCCGCCGCTCCGGGCAGCCCCTGCCTCTCCCTTGCAGacagctcctggagcagcagcgCAGGCCTGATGCTCTGTGA